A stretch of Oncorhynchus gorbuscha isolate QuinsamMale2020 ecotype Even-year unplaced genomic scaffold, OgorEven_v1.0 Un_scaffold_2821, whole genome shotgun sequence DNA encodes these proteins:
- the LOC124026773 gene encoding glutamate receptor 2-like, with the protein MYVDASRYEMSELTTMRNLLLVFLLTVICLRREALCGSPSVQIGGLFPRGADQEYSAFRIGMVQYGTQDFRLTPHIDNLEVANSFAVTNCFCSQFSRGVYAIFGFYDKKSVNTITSFCETLHVSFITPSFPADGLNQFVLQMRPDIKGPLVSLVEYYKWDKFAYLYDSDRGLSTLQVILDTAAERKWIVTAINVGNLKDERKDEAYRSMFQDLEIRKERRVILDCEQDKVKDIMDQVITIGRHVKGYHYIIANLGFVDGDLSKIQYGGANVSGFQIVDFEEPLVSKFDQRWEALEEKEYPGADSRIRYTSALTYDAVQVMTEAFRTLTKQRIDFSRRGNNGDCLANPAVPWSQGMEIERALKQVRVDGLTGNIQFDQYGKRVNYSVNVMELKNTGPVKIGYWNEVDKMVVTKLDIFPNDTNGMENKTVIVTTILEAPYVMLKKNAELFLDNDRYEGYCVDLAAEIAKHCGIRYQLRIVGDGKYGARDAETKIWNGMVGELVYGKADIAVAPLTITLVREEVIDFSKPFMSLGISIMIKKPQKSKPGVFSFLDPLAYEIWMCIVFAYIGVSVVLFLVSRFSPYEWHMEEYEDGQLPTSESSNEFGIFNSLWFSLGAFMQQGCDISPRSLSGRIVGGVWWFFTLIIISSYTANLAAFLTVERMVSPIEGAEDLAKQTEIAYGTLDSGSTKEFFR; encoded by the exons gagggctGTTCCCACGCGGTGCTGATCAGGAATATAGTGCGTTCCGGATTGGAATGGTCCAGTATGGAACCCAGGACTTCCGCCTCACTCCTCACATAGACAACCTGGAGGTTGCCAACAGCTTCGCTGTCACCAACTGct tttgTTCCCAGTTCTCCAGGGGTGTCTATGCCATCTTTGGTTTCTATGACAAGAAGAGTGTGAACACCATCACGTCTTTCTGTGAGACCCTCCACGTGTCCTTCATCACACCGTCCTTCCCTGCTGATGGACTCAATCAGTTTGTCCTTCAGATGAGACCCGACATCAAGGGACCTCTGGTCAGCTTAGTGGAGTATTACAAGTGGGACAAGTTCGCCTACCTCTATGACAGTGACAGGG gtcTGTCCACCCTGCAAGTGATCCTGGATACAGCAGCAGAGAGGAAGTGGATTGTAACAGCCATCAACGTAGGCAACCTGAAGGATGAGAGGAAGGACGAGGCTTATCGCTCCATGTTCCAAGACCTGGAGAtacgaaaggagaggagagtcattCTGGACTGTGAACAAGACAAGGTTAAAGACATCATGGACcag GTCATCACCATTGGCCGACATGTTAAAGGATATCATTACATCATCGCTAACCTG ggctTCGTTGATGGTGACCTGTCTAAGATCCAGTATGGGGGAGCCAATGTGTCGGGTTTCCAGATTGTTGACTTTGAGGAGCCACTCGTCTCCAAGTTCGACCAGAGATGGGAAGCACTGGAGGAGAAAGAGTACCCTGGTGCTGACAGCAGGATCAGG tacacaTCAGCTCTGACTTATGATGCGGTCCAGGTTATGACTGAAGCGTTCCGGACACTCACCAAGCAGCGGATCGATTTCAGTCGTCGTGGCAATAACGGAGACTGTCTGGCCAATCCAGCAGTGCCCTGGTCTCAGGGGATGGAGATAGAACGCGCTCTCAAACAG gtgcgtgTGGATGGGCTGACAGGTAATATCCAGTTTGACCAGTATGGTAAAAGAGTCAACTACTCCGTCAACGTGATGGAACTGAAGAACACTGGACCAGTTAAG attggctaCTGGAATGAAGTGGACAAGATGGTGGTGACTAAACTAGACATCTTCCCCAACGACACTAATGGGATGGAGAACAAGACTGTTATCGTCACAACTATCCTG gaAGCCCCATACGTGATGCTAAAGAAGAATGCTGAGTTGTTCCTAGACAACGACCGTTACGAAGGCTACTGCGTCGACCTGGCAGCAGAGATCGCTAAGCACTGTGGGATACGCTACCAGCTAAGGATTGTGGGAGATGGAAAGTACGGAGCTCGAGACGCTGAAACCAAGATCTGGAACGGGATGGTTGGAGAGCTGGTGTACGGG AAAGCAGACATAGCCGTAGCCCCTCTCACTATCACCCTGGTCCGAGAGGAGGTGATCGACTTCTCCAAGCCATTCATGTCTTTGGGCATCTCCATCATGATCAAGAAGCCCCAGAAGTCTAAACCAGGGGTTTTCTCCTTCCTGGACCCGCTGGCCTATGAGATCTGGATGTGTATAGTGTTTGCCTACATCGGTGTGAGCGTGGTGCTGTTCCTGGTGAGCCGGTTCAGCCCGTATGAATGGCACATGGAGGAGTATGAGGATGGCCAGCTGCCCACCAGCGAGTCCTCTAATGAGTTTGGGATCtttaactctctgtggttctctcTAGGAGCCTTTATGCAGCAAGGCTGTGATATCTCCCCAAG GTCTCTATCAGGACGTATAgtgggtggtgtgtggtggttcTTCACTCTAATCATCATCTCGTCCTACACGGCCAACCTGGCTGCCTTCCTCACTGTGGAGAGGATGGTTTCTCCTATAGAGGGAGCAGAGGACCTGGCTAAACAGACGGAGATCGCCTACGGGACCCTGGATTCTGGCTCTACCAAGGAGTTCTTTAgg